Below is a genomic region from Candidatus Rokuibacteriota bacterium.
TTTGAGGCGATGGCGTTGATGCGCGCCTTGACCTCGGCGAGCGCGCGGAAGGGCTTCTTGAGCAGGTGCTGGGCGTAGTCCTTCACGGCCTGTTCGAGTTCCGAACCAGGCACGACGCGCGTCACGAGCCCCATGGCCTGTGTCTCGGCCGCCGAGTAGCGGTGGCAGCCCATGATGATCTCCTTGGCCTTGGTCGGGCCGACGAACCGGACGAAGCGCGTCGTCGAAGCCACGCCGAGCGGCACGCCCAGGTCCACCTCGGGAATCCAGAACTGCGCCTCGGCCGCGGCGAAGCGGAAGTCGCAGGCCAGCAGCAGGCCCCAGCCGCCGCCGACCGCGTGGCCGTTGATCATCGCGATCGTCGCCTGCTCGAGGGTCTCGAGCGCTCCAGTGGCCCGCTCGAAGAGCCTGCGGAACTGGCTCTTATTCTCCAGGAAGAGGCGCCGGCGCTCCTCGTCCGTCTTGGCGCGGGCGTGTGGCGCGTCCGCCCCGGCGGAAAAAACGGGCGGCGCGCCCGTCAGGATGACGACGCGCGTGCCCGCATCGTCCCGCAATTCGGCGAGCGCCGCCCCGAGATCGGTCAGCATGGCGTCGCTCAGCGAGTTGCGTCGCTCGGGACGGTTGAGCGAGAGTGTGGCCACAGCCCCGTCCCGCATCAGCGTGACGTTGCCGCTCACGAGCGCGCGGCCTCGAGGAGCGCCGACTCGATGCCCTTTTCGTCGGCGAGGAGCTTCTCGCGTGTCTCGCCGACGATGTCCCGGGCGCGCGCATAGCCCTTCCCGGCCGCCCGGTCGCGGGCGACGGCCGGCGCCAGGATCTCGTCGAGGAAGCGCGTGAAGGCGCCGGAGAGGCGGCGTCTGACCTCGCCATAACCGCGCACCACGGTCGCGATGTCCGCGACCTCACAGGCGAGGTCGTAGTCGAGAGCCGCCGCATCGATGACCGCCTGCTGCCAGCGATCTATGAGGACGAACTCCCGCTGGGCGCGGAGCGACGAGGGCCGGAGCCAGCGGAGCCGTCCCAGCGCCCAGACACGAGCGTAGCCCAGCACCGACGTGGTCCTGACGTGCTGGGTGATGGTCGGACGCCCGTCGGGCCAGCGCCGCTCGGCCCAGCGGGCGATGGGCCCACCGATCGCGGCAGGCAGGATGCCGTAGATCTCGTCGAGGTCGGGCTTGAGGTAGTCCGTCACCACCAGCACCTGGCCGTTCGCCGCGCCGTGGTCGCGCCGGATGCGTTCGAAGCGGCTGCGGCGCGTCTTGAGGTCGGCCACGCGGATGGCGTCCTCGTAGCTCATCCACACGGCGAGGCGCCGCGCGAAGCGCTCGGTCAGCCGCGTCTCCGTGTCCCGCGCGCGCACGAGCCGCACGCGCCCGAGGAAGCGTGCTGCGTAGCCCGCGTCCTGGTAGTCGATGAGGCGCGCGGCCGCCTCGCCGAGCGTCGCATGAAGCGCCGCCGGAAACTCGCCTTCAATCTGCGCCATGACGGCGAGGAAGTCGGCGCTCCTCACCCCGAGAGCGTGCGCCCGCTCGACCTTGATCTCTGCCCACGGCCGCGCCGGAGCGCTCTCCGGAGCCGCCGCACCGGCCGCGATCTCAATGCCCGCCTTGAAGCCGGCGAGGTTGCGCTCGACGGCGACGCCGCCCACGCGAATGGCCGCCTCGAAGTCCATTGCTGCAAGCGGGAGCGCGCCCGAGGCCGCCAGCGACCCCATCAGTACCGCGTTGACCTCGCTGCCGGCAGCCCGCGCGACGGCGAGCGCGTCGCACGCGATCAGGCGCCGCGACAGCGCCCGCGCCGCCTCCTCCACCCGCTCGCGCGGGAAGATGCCGTTGCCGAGCGCCGTCTTCTCGGCGATGGCGAAGAGGCGGTGGGTGCTCGTGATGAGCGTGGTCCGCTCGGGCGAGGCGTAGTCCATCTCGACCATGCGCCCCGCCTCGAGCAGCTCCGAGGCCATGATCACGTCGACGTCGCCCGGCATCGGGTAGAGGGAAAAGACCGGGTCCGGAGAGCCGGCCGGAAGCGCCTCGGGATAGATCTCGAGATAGTAGGTCGTCGCCCCGGTGCGCTGCGCCACGCCGGGGATGGACGTCGCCTGGACCGGCAGGCCCGCGTGGGTGGCCGCGGCGACGATCCACTCGGTCAGCACGCCGCCCCCCTGTCCGCCGAGGGCCGCGATCAAGATGGAGACGGGACGGCGCGCGGCGCTCATGCCGGCTGGAAGAGGCCGATTACCCGCCGGCGGAAGGACTGGAGCCTCCGCTCACGCCAGCCGGGGTTGTGGACCACGCGCGCCTCGTAGAACGACGGGCAGAGAACGGCCGCGTGCGCGACCTCGCCGCAGAGCCCGCAGCCGACGCAGGTCTGGTCCACGTGCGCCACCGGGTCGTCGCGCAGCGGGTCGCCGCTCTCCTTGAGCGTGAGGGACGGGCAGCCGTTGAAGCGCATGCAGGACTTGTCCCCCGTGCAGACATCGGCGTCGACGCCGAAGCGCGGCGCCTCGACGCGCCCGCCAGCCTTGAGCCGGGCCGCCGTCTGCGGCTTCACGCGGCGCTGACGCTCGAGCTGGCACTCGCCCCGGGCGATGATGACCTTGAGCCCGCCCGCCGCCGTCGTCATGGCTTCGCGCACCGTCTTGAGCGTGTTGCCGACCTTGTAGGGGTTCACGACGCGGATCCACGACACGCCGAGGCTCCGGATCGTCTCGGCAATGGACATGCGCACGTTGTCGCCCCGCGGGTTCCTGCCGGTCGAGGGGTTGGACTGC
It encodes:
- a CDS encoding enoyl-CoA hydratase/isomerase family protein; translated protein: MSGNVTLMRDGAVATLSLNRPERRNSLSDAMLTDLGAALAELRDDAGTRVVILTGAPPVFSAGADAPHARAKTDEERRRLFLENKSQFRRLFERATGALETLEQATIAMINGHAVGGGWGLLLACDFRFAAAEAQFWIPEVDLGVPLGVASTTRFVRFVGPTKAKEIIMGCHRYSAAETQAMGLVTRVVPGSELEQAVKDYAQHLLKKPFRALAEVKARINAIASNGIPVINAMTEGFLDRP
- a CDS encoding indolepyruvate oxidoreductase subunit beta family protein; amino-acid sequence: MSAARRPVSILIAALGGQGGGVLTEWIVAAATHAGLPVQATSIPGVAQRTGATTYYLEIYPEALPAGSPDPVFSLYPMPGDVDVIMASELLEAGRMVEMDYASPERTTLITSTHRLFAIAEKTALGNGIFPRERVEEAARALSRRLIACDALAVARAAGSEVNAVLMGSLAASGALPLAAMDFEAAIRVGGVAVERNLAGFKAGIEIAAGAAAPESAPARPWAEIKVERAHALGVRSADFLAVMAQIEGEFPAALHATLGEAAARLIDYQDAGYAARFLGRVRLVRARDTETRLTERFARRLAVWMSYEDAIRVADLKTRRSRFERIRRDHGAANGQVLVVTDYLKPDLDEIYGILPAAIGGPIARWAERRWPDGRPTITQHVRTTSVLGYARVWALGRLRWLRPSSLRAQREFVLIDRWQQAVIDAAALDYDLACEVADIATVVRGYGEVRRRLSGAFTRFLDEILAPAVARDRAAGKGYARARDIVGETREKLLADEKGIESALLEAARS